Genomic window (Bacteroidales bacterium):
ATAAACATTTCTATCTGTAAAAATTTGCTCAAGACTTATAGTTTTTTGAGAGAAACAGTAATTAAAAATAACAAGTGCCGAAAACGCAAAAAGAAAAGTTTTTTTCATAATTTTTATTTTGTTTTAATATTTTCAATAATTTTCAAAGCCTCATCTGGATTTGTTTCGAACAGATTTCCTATTACAATTGTGCTTGCACCCGCTTTTAGCAAGTGATTTGCCATTTTTTCACTTCTAATTCCGCCTCCAACAATTATAGGTAAATTGGTCTTTTCGCTAATCACTTTTATCATTTCAGTAGGAACTGAATTTTTTGCACCAGAGCCAGCCTCAAGATATATTAATTTGTGTCCTAAATATTTCCCTGCTAATGCGGTAGCCAAAGCTATATCTGTTTTGTCTGACGGAATAGGAGCCGTTTGTGAAATATATTCAACTGAAGTTCTAACTCCGCCGTCAATTAAAATATATGAAGTTGGAATCACCTCCAATTGCGTTTTTGCAATATACGGAGCTGATAAAACATGCTGCCCTATTAAAAAATCCGGATTCCGACCTGAAATAAGCGAAATAAAAAGAATAGCATCAGCATTTTTAGAAATCTGCATTGAATTTCCCGGAAACAAAACAACAGGAATTTTTGTGTTTTTTTTAAAAAAAGATATGACTTCTTCCATTTGTTTTTCAACCAACAAACTGCCTCCAACAAAGATTAAATCTGGCAAACAAATGTTTTTTTTAAAAATTTTTTCAATTTTTGATTTATTAAACTTATCGGGATCTATTAATAAAGCAACAAGCTTTTTTCCACTATAAAATAAATCGTATATTTGGTTTTGTTTTTGCATATCAATATAATGATTCAAAGATAACAAACCTTTTTTAAATTTTTTAAAACTAATGAAAAAATTTCTAATAATTATGATGTCATTTTTTGCAATTAACACGTTGCAAAGCCAGATTAACACTATTGTTTTTGACAGTATTGCACAAAAAAATATTTTAATAGGCGAATGTAATCAAGAAGGTCTCTATTCTCTGCCATTTAATGAATTTTACACAAAAGAATACAATGCCTACAACCCATCTCCAGAAATAATAAACAAAATCATTAATAGAGATAACAATTACAAGATTTTAATTATAATGGCGTCATGGTGCGGCGACAGCCAAGAACAAGTTCCTAGATTTTTAAAAATAGCTGATATTATGAGATTTGGCAGAGATAATATTCGCATTATTTCTGTCAATAAAGAAAAAAAAGCTCCCGGTTTTGAAAATTTTTTAAATGAAATAATTGTTGAAAGAGTTCCTACTTTTATTTTTTATTCCACAGTCAATGAAAACTTAGAACTTGGCAGAATAATAGAAACTCCGCAGGAAACCTTAGAAATGGATTGGCTAAGAATTATTGAATGTTTATAAAATTTCCTTATTTTTACAAAAAATACTTAGCTCTGCCATGAAAAAAGAAAAAAACAAGTTTGAATCGGCTCTAAAAGTGCAAAAAGGCATAAGTCAGCCTCCACAAACCAATGAAGAAGCCATTAGTAATCTTTATAAAAAAAACTATAAGTTACCAAGCTTAGATAATTTGCTAAATGGAATAATCGTTGGCGATAGAGTTATGCTTAGCAGAGCTATAACGCTCATAGAAAGCTCAAAAGCCGAACACCAAGAAATGGCTCAAAAGCTAATAGAAAAATGTTTACCTATGTCGGGAAACAGCATTAGAATTGGCATAACAGGAGTGCCAGGAGCAGGTAAAAGTACATTAATAGAGACTTTTGGAAATTATTTAACCGATTTAGGAAAGAAAGTTGCTGTTTTAGCCATTGACCCATCAAGTCAAATTTCTAAAGGCAGCATTCTTGGCGACAAAACGAGGATGGAAAAGCTATCAGCAAATCCTGCTGCATTTATTCGCCCGTCCCCATCAGAAGGTACATTAGGCGGAGTTGCTCGCAAAACGCGTGAATCAATGATTTTATGCGAAGCTGCTGGATTTGACATTATCATTATTGAAACAGTTGGCGTTGGACAAAGCGAAACCGCTGCCCGCTCAATGGTTGATTTCTTTCTTTTACTGCAAATTGCAGGCGCAGGCGATGAATTGCAAGGAATTAAACGAGGCATAATGGAAATGGCTGACGCAATTTTTGTAAACAAAGCAGAAGGCGATAACTTGAAATTGGCTAAAATAGCAGCTATGGAAATAAAAAACGCTCTACATCTCATGCCCAAAAGCCAATCTGGCTGGACAACTCAAGTGGGACTTTGCTCTGCTATTGAAAAAACGGGAATTTCAGATATTTGGAAAACAGTTCTTGATTATGTAAATTTTTCTAAAAACAACGGATACTTTCTAAAAACAAGGCATACTCAAGAAGTGAACAGATACCATCAAGCTATTAACGATATTTTGCTTAATGATTTCAACAATATGAGCGAAATAAAAAACTTAAACGCTAAACTTGCTGAAAGCGTTTATAATTCTAAGATTTCGCCATACTCGGCAGCTCAAAAAATTATTGAAAGTTATTATAGTTTTTTAAAAAAATCATAAACTCAAAAGCTTCTCAAAGTCTCTCCAATTAAGCTCTTCAGGACGCTTATTAAATATTTCATTTGCTAAAATATCCTTTGAAAAAAAACTTTTTAAGGAATTTCGCATTGTTTTCCTTCTTTGATTAAATGCGGTTTTAACTATTGATTTAAGCAATTCGTAATCACAATTCGGCAGGTCATTTTTTTTTGGAACCATGCGAATAACTGCTGAATTTACTTTTGGCGGAGGAATAAAAACCGTAGGCGGCACTGTAAAAAGATAATCTATATCAAAATATGCTTGCAGCAAAACGCTTAATATGCCATATTCTTTCGTTGACGGCTTTGCTACAATACGCTCTGCAACTTCTTTTTGCAACATTCCAACCCACTCATAAATCATATTTCGCTGTTCTAAAGCCATAAACAATAATGGTCCGGAAATATTATATGGCATATTTCCAATAACATTTACAGGTTTTTCAGAAAAATCGCTTAAATCAACCTTTAAAACATCTTTGTGAAAAATCTTATCTTTTAATTGCGGAAAACACGTATTTAGATAATTTACGCTTTCTAAATCTGTTTCAACCAACAAGATATTACAAGAATACGCTTCCAGTAAAAAACTAGTCATAAAGCCACTTCCAGGTCCTATTTCTACTATTGTTGAATTTTCTGAAACTAATTCAAGACCATTAACAATTTTTTTGGCTATGTTTTGGTCGTTTAAGAAATGCTGACCCAATGCTTTTTTCGGCTTTACTGGTAGCATGTTTTTTTAATTTAAGTTGTCTCCTCTTAAAGCTCTATATCGTATTCTGGCTTCACTAACCAAGATACTGCCAGGAAAATCTTCAATTAATTGTAAATAATTTTTCATTGCCAATTCCTTGTTATTTAGATTATTTTCATAAATATCAGCAAGCATAAAAAGCGCATTATCAGCAAGAATATCGAAATAATATTCTTCAACAATCGTGTTTAAATTGGCAATTGCATCATCATACTGCTTTAAAATCAAATATATTTGAGCTTTTTTAAATATTGCATCATCAAGAATAGGATGGCTCGGAAAACTATTCAAAATTGTATCTAAAACAGCTAATGCCTCAGAATATTTCAAAGAAAACATAAGCATATCGGCTGTCGTATATTTTTCCAAAGGAACGTATGAGCTGTCGTAATCTACATTTTCTTGAATTGTCAAATACAAATCCATCGCATCGTTGGCAATTAGCTTAGAAGTAGCTCCTCGCAATATTTCAAGTTGCGCTTCAGCATAGTCAAACTCGCCAATAAAATAATAAAGCCGAGCGTTTCTAAATTTTGCATAAAAGCCAATTGTGTCATTTTTATATGCTTTTTCTACTTGAGAATACAAAAGAGAAGCTTCCCAAACATCGCCTTTAATGAGCATAATATCACCTTTTAGCAACTTTGCATTTGCATAATCAATGTTTTGAAGTCCTGATAAATTAAAAATCGGGTCTATATGCTCAATAGCTTCGTTAGGCATTGATAAAAAATAAGCTTCTACATAAGCTAAACGCATTAACAATGAATAAAGTCCTTTACTTGAGTGATTTTCCTGCAAAGAGGTTTTTATTTTTCTTGCAAAATCCTCATATTCTTTTTCCGTTGATGCAGGATTAGAGCTTA
Coding sequences:
- a CDS encoding thioredoxin is translated as MKKFLIIMMSFFAINTLQSQINTIVFDSIAQKNILIGECNQEGLYSLPFNEFYTKEYNAYNPSPEIINKIINRDNNYKILIIMASWCGDSQEQVPRFLKIADIMRFGRDNIRIISVNKEKKAPGFENFLNEIIVERVPTFIFYSTVNENLELGRIIETPQETLEMDWLRIIECL
- a CDS encoding geranylgeranylglyceryl/heptaprenylglyceryl phosphate synthase, translating into MQKQNQIYDLFYSGKKLVALLIDPDKFNKSKIEKIFKKNICLPDLIFVGGSLLVEKQMEEVISFFKKNTKIPVVLFPGNSMQISKNADAILFISLISGRNPDFLIGQHVLSAPYIAKTQLEVIPTSYILIDGGVRTSVEYISQTAPIPSDKTDIALATALAGKYLGHKLIYLEAGSGAKNSVPTEMIKVISEKTNLPIIVGGGIRSEKMANHLLKAGASTIVIGNLFETNPDEALKIIENIKTK
- the rsmA gene encoding ribosomal RNA small subunit methyltransferase A, giving the protein MLPVKPKKALGQHFLNDQNIAKKIVNGLELVSENSTIVEIGPGSGFMTSFLLEAYSCNILLVETDLESVNYLNTCFPQLKDKIFHKDVLKVDLSDFSEKPVNVIGNMPYNISGPLLFMALEQRNMIYEWVGMLQKEVAERIVAKPSTKEYGILSVLLQAYFDIDYLFTVPPTVFIPPPKVNSAVIRMVPKKNDLPNCDYELLKSIVKTAFNQRRKTMRNSLKSFFSKDILANEIFNKRPEELNWRDFEKLLSL
- the meaB gene encoding methylmalonyl Co-A mutase-associated GTPase MeaB codes for the protein MKKEKNKFESALKVQKGISQPPQTNEEAISNLYKKNYKLPSLDNLLNGIIVGDRVMLSRAITLIESSKAEHQEMAQKLIEKCLPMSGNSIRIGITGVPGAGKSTLIETFGNYLTDLGKKVAVLAIDPSSQISKGSILGDKTRMEKLSANPAAFIRPSPSEGTLGGVARKTRESMILCEAAGFDIIIIETVGVGQSETAARSMVDFFLLLQIAGAGDELQGIKRGIMEMADAIFVNKAEGDNLKLAKIAAMEIKNALHLMPKSQSGWTTQVGLCSAIEKTGISDIWKTVLDYVNFSKNNGYFLKTRHTQEVNRYHQAINDILLNDFNNMSEIKNLNAKLAESVYNSKISPYSAAQKIIESYYSFLKKS